The following are encoded in a window of Gammaproteobacteria bacterium genomic DNA:
- a CDS encoding ATP-binding protein → MEGIVFVGIQASGKTTFYKRNYFDTHVRIGLDMLKTRNKETILLNACVSAKQPFVIDNTNPSVVERKKYIIAARDNGFTTKCYYFQSNLKDCLGRNQQRSGKKNIPEIGVKGTYNKLEIPSYGEGFDEMFYVYIKNNELFVKEWKNEIR, encoded by the coding sequence ATGGAAGGAATAGTATTTGTTGGTATTCAAGCAAGTGGGAAAACCACGTTCTATAAACGCAATTACTTCGATACTCACGTGCGTATAGGATTGGATATGCTAAAAACCCGTAACAAGGAAACGATACTGTTGAATGCGTGTGTTTCTGCCAAACAGCCCTTTGTTATCGACAACACGAACCCAAGTGTTGTCGAGCGAAAGAAGTACATTATCGCGGCTCGTGATAATGGATTCACCACAAAGTGCTATTATTTTCAGTCAAATCTCAAAGACTGTTTGGGTAGAAACCAACAACGCAGTGGAAAGAAAAATATTCCGGAAATCGGAGTAAAGGGTACTTACAACAAGCTTGAAATACCTTCATATGGTGAAGGTTTTGATGAAATGTTTTATGTGTACATAAAGAACAACGAACTGTTTGTAAAAGAGTGGAAAAATGAAATTCGATGA
- a CDS encoding guanylyltransferase: MRVYETASDIKIIPNVYMVARVDGRSFTRLTKEVHRFQAPYDIWFRDMMVETVKHLMDNGFKMVYGYTQSDEISLLFDLDDSTFQRKERKLNSILAGEASAKFSLLLGDLGAFDSRISCLPTKDLVVDYFRWRNEDAHRNALNSHCYWNLRNAGFSPKEASNQLLGMSVANKNELLFKNGTNFNSLPSWQKRGIGVYWETYQKEATNPSTGQTVTALRRRLGVEYELPMKDEYNNFIRSLL; the protein is encoded by the coding sequence ATGCGGGTCTATGAGACAGCCAGTGATATTAAGATCATTCCCAATGTCTATATGGTAGCCCGAGTGGACGGGCGATCATTTACTCGATTGACGAAAGAAGTACACAGGTTTCAGGCGCCCTATGATATTTGGTTTAGAGATATGATGGTCGAGACGGTAAAGCATCTAATGGATAACGGGTTCAAAATGGTGTATGGATACACTCAAAGCGATGAGATTTCACTGCTTTTTGATCTGGACGATAGTACTTTTCAGCGCAAAGAAAGGAAATTGAACTCGATTTTAGCAGGCGAAGCCAGTGCGAAATTCAGTTTGCTTCTGGGAGATCTGGGGGCATTTGACTCCAGGATAAGCTGCCTTCCAACAAAGGATTTGGTGGTAGATTATTTTAGATGGCGCAACGAAGATGCACACAGAAACGCGCTGAACTCGCACTGTTACTGGAATTTAAGAAACGCAGGGTTTAGCCCTAAAGAGGCATCAAATCAATTACTCGGAATGTCGGTTGCCAATAAGAATGAATTATTATTTAAAAACGGAACCAATTTTAATTCATTACCTTCATGGCAAAAAAGAGGGATTGGTGTGTATTGGGAAACGTACCAAAAAGAGGCTACAAACCCAAGTACGGGACAAACTGTAACCGCATTGAGGAGGCGGCTCGGGGTCGAGTATGAACTGCCGATGAAAGACGAGTACAATAACTTTATTCGCAGCTTATTGTAA
- a CDS encoding ATP phosphoribosyltransferase regulatory subunit codes for MELKIADQARGTRIISGAVAKSRRNLLNRLVDIAESEGFEEILLPSVEPSKVYVNKAGADVLEQMYVFPDKKHRQLCLRPECTATIQLIADKHFRRQRDLKLWYFERCWRYEKPQKGRYREFFQFGVEVLNPSSQDWYSKLIKIAESMVSVKTNDYVIADSVRRGLDYYTADGFEISVERLGPQRQVVGGGAYRQGMGFAIGFDRLMLC; via the coding sequence ATGGAACTAAAAATTGCCGATCAAGCTAGAGGGACGAGAATTATTTCAGGTGCCGTAGCAAAAAGTAGGCGTAATTTATTGAATAGACTGGTAGATATTGCGGAGTCAGAAGGGTTTGAAGAAATTCTCTTGCCAAGTGTAGAGCCTTCGAAAGTGTATGTTAATAAAGCCGGTGCTGATGTTCTTGAGCAAATGTATGTATTTCCGGACAAAAAGCACAGACAGCTATGCCTGCGCCCGGAATGTACCGCGACTATACAACTCATTGCAGACAAGCACTTTAGAAGACAGCGCGACTTGAAGCTGTGGTATTTTGAGCGTTGTTGGCGCTATGAAAAACCCCAAAAAGGGCGCTACCGTGAATTCTTTCAATTCGGAGTAGAGGTACTAAATCCCTCGTCGCAAGATTGGTACTCTAAACTTATCAAAATCGCTGAATCTATGGTTTCCGTTAAAACAAATGACTATGTCATTGCGGATTCTGTCAGGAGAGGACTGGACTACTACACTGCTGATGGGTTTGAAATATCCGTAGAAAGACTTGGACCACAAAGACAGGTGGTTGGTGGAGGCGCTTATCGCCAGGGAATGGGTTTTGCGATTGGGTTCGATAGATTGATGCTTTGTTAG
- a CDS encoding tetratricopeptide repeat protein, which produces MIFRIKKIAVIIPSLFLVVVAPSSATDFLYNGFIIDAYYSLGEACYNDKNLDCAIENYSKAIDRQPGDSRIYNSRGLAYHFKKEYKKSVRDFDRAIQLNPNNYRAYNNRGNAKRRLGQYELALADITKSISINPRNIKAYHNRASVYIKTKRYHEAESDLNIALDLGSRHHSTYSNIGYVAYKLKKYDQALVDLNKGVQLLPTDAQTHNALAWIYATLDNDKYLNAEKAIFHATKSCELTEWKNYGYIDTLAAAYARAGNYQKAIYWQEKVVAARKFQPEKVESSRMRLNLYRSGKAYVDK; this is translated from the coding sequence ATGATTTTCCGAATAAAAAAAATTGCTGTTATCATCCCAAGCTTATTTCTGGTGGTGGTTGCTCCATCCAGCGCAACAGATTTTCTTTACAACGGATTCATTATCGATGCTTACTACTCATTAGGTGAAGCTTGCTATAATGATAAGAATTTAGATTGCGCAATCGAAAATTACAGCAAGGCAATAGATCGCCAACCGGGCGATAGCAGAATTTACAATAGTCGCGGGTTGGCTTATCACTTTAAGAAAGAATACAAGAAGTCTGTTAGAGATTTCGATAGAGCTATTCAGCTGAATCCAAACAATTATCGAGCATACAATAATAGGGGTAACGCAAAAAGGCGTCTTGGCCAATACGAACTGGCTCTTGCAGACATAACGAAATCGATCAGTATCAACCCGCGCAATATAAAGGCATATCATAACCGAGCTTCTGTGTATATTAAGACGAAACGCTATCATGAAGCAGAATCTGACTTAAATATAGCATTGGACCTTGGATCACGTCACCACTCCACTTATAGCAATATCGGCTATGTTGCGTATAAGCTAAAAAAGTACGATCAGGCATTAGTGGACCTGAATAAAGGAGTCCAGCTTTTACCGACGGATGCGCAAACTCACAACGCGCTGGCATGGATTTACGCAACCTTGGACAACGATAAATACCTCAATGCGGAAAAAGCGATATTTCATGCTACAAAAAGTTGTGAGTTAACGGAATGGAAAAATTATGGGTATATAGACACACTAGCCGCCGCCTATGCAAGGGCAGGGAATTACCAAAAAGCCATATACTGGCAAGAGAAGGTAGTAGCTGCTAGAAAATTCCAACCGGAAAAAGTAGAATCCTCGAGAATGAGACTGAACCTGTATCGATCAGGAAAAGCATATGTGGATAAGTAG
- a CDS encoding DUF2326 domain-containing protein, with product MLSKIYSDLPSFKTVEFHSGLNLVLAEKGANSSEGKTRNGAGKSSLVELINALLGSDLRKGNVLKSEELLENRFGLEISLSGKELTVERSGETPGRIYVKAMSKGLLPVSEAEGEIFVSNDEWLSFLGSVMFNLSDSARLVKNGPSFRSMFSYLARSTKGFDAPEKTFSQQATCSIQVALTYLLKLNWKIAREFEDIRQKDKLIKALKKASNEGALGDVLGSAPDLRTDILLKKARLDKQNDALEEFRVLPEYQEKEARSAEISKQLANLSAEDTTDKEWLSQLVRALENESEPDHRKVEKLFAEANFSLPELVVKRFDEVKEFHDSVIRNRKEHLKQEMTEITVRINQRLELKRKLDDERSEILSLLQSHGALDQYLKLQNASSKLEADIELLSKKLESIDNLDEKKSELKISRHNLQKKMRIDYTERDDAIKDAIISFAEISGELYDEPGKFKIDPSEDGPKFEFDIPGKKSTGKNKMQIFCFDMTLMKIWANEEKRPDILVHDSVIFDGVDERQIAKALVIGAEMAEKYGFQYIVTMNSDDMPDMSNHPEFDINNYRVDLDIDDTPSGGLFGIRF from the coding sequence TACGTAAGGGAAATGTTTTAAAAAGTGAGGAATTATTAGAGAACAGGTTTGGCCTAGAGATTAGTCTGTCCGGAAAGGAATTGACTGTCGAAAGAAGTGGCGAAACTCCGGGAAGAATCTATGTGAAGGCTATGTCAAAAGGCTTATTGCCAGTTTCAGAAGCTGAGGGAGAGATATTTGTTAGCAATGATGAGTGGCTATCATTCCTTGGTTCGGTGATGTTTAACCTTTCTGATTCAGCTCGGCTAGTAAAAAATGGGCCGTCTTTTCGATCTATGTTTTCATATCTTGCACGTTCCACAAAAGGATTTGATGCGCCAGAAAAAACTTTTTCACAACAGGCTACATGTTCGATTCAGGTTGCACTAACTTATTTGCTAAAGCTAAATTGGAAAATCGCTAGAGAATTCGAAGATATACGCCAAAAAGATAAGTTGATAAAAGCATTAAAGAAAGCATCCAATGAGGGTGCTCTTGGCGATGTTTTAGGTTCCGCGCCAGACCTTCGTACAGACATCCTTCTTAAGAAAGCCCGGCTTGATAAACAAAATGACGCATTGGAGGAGTTTCGGGTGCTTCCAGAATATCAAGAGAAAGAGGCTAGATCTGCAGAAATAAGTAAGCAACTAGCAAATCTTTCTGCTGAGGATACTACTGACAAAGAGTGGTTATCGCAGCTTGTGCGAGCGTTAGAAAACGAGTCAGAGCCAGATCACAGAAAAGTAGAAAAGCTATTTGCCGAGGCTAATTTTAGTCTTCCAGAATTGGTGGTAAAACGCTTTGATGAGGTTAAAGAGTTTCATGATTCGGTGATTCGAAATAGAAAAGAACACCTAAAGCAAGAAATGACGGAAATCACAGTGCGAATCAATCAACGACTTGAGTTGAAGCGAAAGTTAGATGATGAGCGTTCAGAAATATTATCTTTGTTGCAGTCTCATGGTGCTTTAGATCAGTACTTGAAACTGCAGAATGCAAGCTCGAAATTAGAGGCGGATATAGAGTTATTGAGTAAAAAGCTAGAATCAATAGACAATTTGGATGAAAAGAAATCCGAATTGAAGATCAGCAGACACAATCTTCAGAAAAAAATGCGAATTGATTATACAGAGCGAGATGATGCTATTAAGGATGCAATTATTTCATTCGCAGAAATATCTGGCGAACTATACGACGAACCAGGAAAATTTAAAATTGATCCTAGTGAAGATGGGCCAAAATTTGAATTTGATATCCCTGGTAAAAAGAGTACCGGTAAGAACAAAATGCAAATATTTTGTTTCGACATGACTCTTATGAAAATATGGGCAAATGAGGAAAAAAGGCCGGATATCCTTGTGCATGACAGTGTTATTTTTGATGGTGTCGACGAGCGTCAAATTGCAAAAGCTTTAGTGATCGGTGCAGAGATGGCAGAAAAATACGGCTTCCAATATATTGTCACTATGAACTCCGACGATATGCCTGACATGTCAAATCACCCAGAATTTGATATTAATAATTACCGTGTCGACTTAGATATAGACGATACACCTTCGGGCGGATTATTCGGTATACGTTTCTAA